A window of Chitinophagales bacterium contains these coding sequences:
- a CDS encoding TonB-dependent receptor — translation MKMKFKQGLATVLVLLISLVTLAQQITVKGKVTGRSDGQPLSGASVQVKGGGAATTTGADGSFTLTVPGTGTILVVSYVGYTSQELTVPASGDMTFSLTESVTTTLADVVVVGYGTQRVTKVSGAISTIKSGDIEKLRPVRAEEALQGRAAGVNVIQGGSPGSKPTVLIRGIPSFSGTDPVVIVDGVPQTLTDLNSINASDIESISVLKDAATTAIYGVKGGNGVIVVTTKSGRRTAKPDITISSNYGVQEVMNYIGVLNASEYAAMINEGSTVSGGDIIFPDLSALGVGTNWQKEIFETAPMQSHNISVRGGGDRMSYFLSGGFLSQGGIVGGYDKSRFNRGNLTANLQFDLSKKLKFIMNTSGVLLDGKGIQENSFNSIIGSALNFDPTVPVLNTVPNTVGKYGFSNLLLSEIFNPLTKLDNTFNKNSGTKIYGKFELQYDVIKNLKLSTRFGYTKYDGNAKSFTPLVFYGLNNVENTMNADGSTVLGKHNSVSHEKTSNFNYTWESFANYNFNIKEDHQFETVLGFSLARISGNAAGASRQDVPFNSWEFADFTAATGQNNATNSNALTGYYYQYFRRNLSYFARVNYDYKDKYLASFTARRDGSYAFGTENKYANFFSGSLGWVVTREDFFQSDFIDFLKIRGSYGSIGNENVDPQFVGIVTGGPSYGSTANSNGYTFGDIFYPGSTVGSAANDALRWEKQLQANFGFDMTFNDRRFSLSADYFQKSVDGLLFTPSASLYLGTVPIPTANIGSTESKGFDVTLGYNNSFGKDFKLNTTVTFTTATNKVTATNDDGTARILGGGYFNGQSQTVTVFEKGETPGYFYGYKTDGLFQTTADVAAWALQPGAQPGDIRFVDMNKDNVINSEDMVKIGDPFPDFTMGWNLNLEFKGFDFTAFTYASVGNDIYRAFERNANYSNKFRSVLARWTGPGTTNDARNPRYSFTDANSNIRVSDRFVEDGSFVKIKNLQLGYTFPKSMIGKVFTGLRVYAQVKNAFTFTKYSGYDPEIPGGILDTGVDRGAYPQARTYALGIDIKL, via the coding sequence ATGAAAATGAAATTCAAACAAGGGCTGGCTACCGTACTGGTCCTGTTGATCAGCCTGGTAACCCTGGCACAGCAGATCACGGTAAAAGGTAAAGTGACCGGTCGGTCTGATGGGCAACCATTGTCCGGCGCTTCTGTACAGGTGAAAGGCGGTGGCGCAGCCACTACCACTGGTGCAGATGGCTCATTTACCCTGACCGTACCCGGCACGGGTACGATACTCGTGGTATCCTATGTAGGGTACACATCCCAGGAGCTCACAGTGCCTGCGAGCGGCGACATGACTTTTTCACTTACTGAAAGCGTAACTACCACACTTGCAGATGTAGTGGTAGTAGGCTATGGAACCCAACGGGTTACCAAAGTATCCGGTGCTATTTCCACGATCAAAAGTGGTGATATTGAAAAACTGCGCCCGGTACGTGCCGAAGAAGCCTTACAGGGACGCGCCGCTGGTGTTAACGTGATCCAGGGTGGTTCGCCCGGTTCAAAACCCACCGTTTTGATCCGTGGTATCCCCTCTTTCTCGGGAACTGACCCGGTAGTGATCGTAGATGGTGTGCCTCAAACCCTCACCGACCTGAATTCCATCAATGCCTCGGATATCGAGTCCATTAGTGTATTGAAGGATGCCGCCACCACCGCCATTTATGGGGTGAAAGGGGGTAACGGGGTGATCGTGGTGACCACCAAATCAGGTCGCCGCACCGCTAAACCCGATATCACCATCAGCAGTAATTATGGTGTACAGGAAGTGATGAACTATATAGGTGTGCTGAATGCCTCCGAATATGCCGCCATGATCAATGAAGGCAGCACCGTATCGGGTGGGGATATCATCTTCCCCGATCTGTCTGCATTAGGAGTAGGCACAAATTGGCAAAAAGAGATCTTTGAAACAGCCCCGATGCAATCCCACAATATCAGTGTACGTGGTGGCGGGGACAGGATGTCTTATTTCCTCTCCGGTGGCTTCCTCAGTCAGGGTGGTATCGTAGGTGGTTATGATAAATCCCGTTTCAACCGGGGTAACCTGACCGCCAACCTGCAGTTTGACCTTTCCAAAAAACTGAAATTCATCATGAACACCTCGGGTGTTCTGCTCGATGGAAAAGGTATACAGGAAAACTCCTTTAACAGCATCATCGGAAGCGCCCTGAACTTTGATCCTACCGTACCGGTACTGAATACAGTTCCCAATACCGTGGGTAAATACGGGTTCAGCAACCTGCTTCTTTCCGAGATATTCAATCCGCTGACCAAACTCGACAATACCTTTAATAAGAATTCAGGGACCAAGATCTATGGAAAATTTGAGCTACAGTATGATGTGATCAAAAACCTGAAACTCTCCACCCGCTTTGGATATACCAAATATGACGGGAATGCCAAATCCTTCACGCCCCTGGTATTTTACGGATTGAATAACGTGGAAAATACCATGAATGCGGATGGGTCTACCGTACTGGGTAAACACAATAGTGTTTCACACGAGAAGACCAGCAACTTCAACTATACCTGGGAATCCTTTGCCAATTACAATTTCAATATCAAGGAGGACCATCAGTTTGAAACCGTACTTGGTTTCTCCCTTGCCCGCATTTCAGGAAATGCAGCCGGTGCCAGTCGTCAGGATGTTCCCTTCAATAGCTGGGAATTTGCCGACTTCACCGCCGCAACCGGACAGAACAATGCCACCAACAGCAATGCCCTTACCGGTTATTATTACCAGTATTTCCGTCGCAACCTTTCTTATTTTGCCCGGGTCAATTATGATTATAAAGACAAATACCTGGCTTCCTTTACCGCCCGCCGCGACGGTTCCTATGCCTTTGGTACCGAGAATAAGTATGCGAACTTCTTCTCTGGTTCATTGGGTTGGGTAGTTACCCGCGAAGACTTTTTCCAATCGGATTTCATCGACTTCCTCAAAATCAGGGGTAGTTATGGATCGATCGGGAATGAGAATGTGGATCCCCAGTTTGTGGGTATAGTTACCGGCGGACCCAGCTATGGTTCCACGGCAAACAGTAACGGCTATACATTTGGCGATATCTTCTATCCCGGTTCAACCGTTGGATCAGCCGCCAATGATGCCCTTCGCTGGGAGAAACAACTCCAGGCCAACTTTGGTTTTGATATGACCTTTAATGATCGCCGGTTCTCTTTGTCCGCCGATTATTTCCAGAAATCAGTAGATGGTCTCCTCTTTACACCCTCTGCTTCCCTTTATCTGGGTACCGTTCCTATCCCTACCGCCAATATCGGATCTACCGAGAGCAAAGGGTTTGATGTTACCTTAGGATACAATAATTCATTTGGTAAAGATTTCAAACTCAATACCACTGTTACTTTCACTACAGCTACCAATAAAGTTACAGCTACCAATGATGATGGTACAGCCCGCATCTTAGGTGGAGGTTATTTCAACGGCCAATCGCAAACAGTGACCGTATTTGAAAAAGGTGAAACACCTGGTTATTTCTACGGTTATAAAACCGATGGACTGTTCCAAACCACCGCCGATGTAGCTGCCTGGGCCCTGCAACCCGGCGCACAACCTGGTGATATCCGTTTTGTCGATATGAATAAGGACAATGTGATCAATTCGGAGGACATGGTTAAGATCGGTGATCCTTTCCCTGACTTTACCATGGGTTGGAACCTCAACCTCGAGTTCAAAGGATTTGATTTCACCGCCTTTACTTACGCTTCCGTTGGCAATGATATCTACCGTGCCTTTGAACGGAATGCGAACTATTCCAATAAGTTCAGGTCTGTGCTGGCTCGTTGGACAGGTCCCGGCACTACCAATGATGCACGGAACCCCCGCTATTCATTTACCGATGCCAATAGCAATATCCGGGTATCCGATCGCTTTGTGGAAGATGGTTCATTTGTGAAAATCAAAAACCTGCAATTGGGCTATACTTTCCCGAAAAGCATGATCGGTAAAGTATTTACCGGACTACGGGTTTATGCTCAGGTTAAAAATGCGTTCACCTTTACCAAATACTCCGGTTATGATCCTGAGATCCCCGGTGGTATCCTGGATACAGGTGTGGATCGCGGTGCTTATCCGCAAGCGCGCACCTATGCATTGGGTATTGATATCAAACTTTAA
- a CDS encoding RagB/SusD family nutrient uptake outer membrane protein: protein MKRNKFSILTAGLVLVFTTFTSCKKWLDYNPHDDFRTTELDYLKSESDYRTMAVSVYTPIQWLNQAVVVGEIASDNAVSGGENASDVLALQQIDDYTHTPVNSQLTELWQAAYEGINRANYMHQYKDKNLAGETINFAGKDALYGEVYFLRAYYYFHLVKFFGDVPLFTDRRLSLSDSRQLSRASKADVYAAIEADLTSAIAVLPAVQVEKGRITKYAAQALLGKVYLYQQKYDLAASTLDNVITSNAFSLVSNFAAMFLSTGENGPESVFEIQYSNGSPYYNWGGVTRGQGNLSVQQCGIRGLNGSADMPYASGWSTNLPTQNLANAYTAGDQRKDATILDIEAYKAANPSYNITYQVAPYKNTGLYNQKYHPRKGQTSGQIELNYLNNYRTIRYADVLLMAAEAFNKASAPNDAKAQTYLNLVRRRAFGDNLHDITSTGNALYEAILTERRLELAMEGDRFFDLVRTGKAAGTIAGFVPGKHEVFPIPQQEVEISGIAQNDGY, encoded by the coding sequence ATGAAAAGGAACAAATTTTCCATATTGACCGCAGGACTGGTGCTCGTGTTTACCACGTTCACCTCCTGTAAAAAATGGCTTGATTATAATCCGCATGATGATTTCCGCACAACGGAATTGGATTATCTCAAGTCTGAAAGCGATTACCGCACCATGGCGGTAAGCGTATATACCCCGATTCAATGGCTTAACCAGGCCGTAGTGGTTGGTGAGATCGCGTCTGACAATGCCGTAAGCGGAGGAGAGAATGCCTCCGACGTACTGGCCTTACAGCAGATCGATGATTATACCCATACACCGGTCAATTCACAATTGACCGAATTGTGGCAGGCCGCTTATGAAGGCATCAACCGGGCGAACTATATGCACCAGTATAAGGATAAAAACCTTGCTGGCGAAACCATCAATTTTGCCGGAAAGGACGCGTTGTATGGTGAAGTATATTTTCTTCGCGCCTACTATTATTTCCATCTTGTAAAGTTTTTTGGCGATGTGCCACTCTTTACCGATCGTCGGTTGTCGCTTAGCGATTCACGTCAGTTAAGTCGTGCTTCCAAAGCCGATGTGTATGCTGCTATCGAAGCCGATCTTACCAGTGCGATCGCTGTACTGCCTGCCGTGCAGGTAGAGAAAGGACGGATCACCAAGTATGCCGCACAGGCCTTGCTGGGTAAGGTCTATCTGTATCAGCAGAAATATGACCTGGCCGCTTCCACGCTGGACAATGTCATCACATCCAATGCTTTTTCGCTGGTATCCAATTTCGCTGCCATGTTCCTGTCAACCGGTGAGAATGGACCTGAATCCGTATTCGAGATTCAGTACAGTAATGGCTCTCCTTATTATAACTGGGGTGGAGTCACCCGTGGTCAGGGCAACCTCTCTGTTCAACAGTGTGGTATCCGGGGCCTGAATGGTTCGGCAGATATGCCTTATGCCTCTGGTTGGAGTACCAATCTTCCCACCCAGAACCTGGCGAATGCCTATACAGCCGGTGACCAGCGCAAGGATGCGACCATTCTTGATATTGAGGCCTATAAAGCCGCCAATCCTTCGTACAATATTACCTACCAGGTAGCTCCGTATAAAAATACCGGTTTGTATAACCAGAAATACCATCCCAGAAAGGGACAAACCTCTGGTCAGATCGAGTTGAATTACCTGAACAACTATCGCACCATACGGTATGCCGATGTATTGTTGATGGCTGCTGAAGCTTTCAATAAAGCATCCGCTCCCAATGATGCCAAGGCACAGACCTACCTCAATCTGGTTCGTCGCCGGGCCTTTGGAGACAATCTCCATGACATCACTTCAACAGGCAATGCCTTGTATGAGGCGATATTGACCGAGCGCAGACTGGAACTGGCCATGGAAGGAGACCGTTTCTTTGACCTGGTACGCACCGGAAAAGCAGCGGGTACAATAGCTGGTTTTGTTCCTGGTAAACATGAAGTATTCCCCATTCCTCAACAAGAAGTGGAAATTTCTGGTATTGCACAAAATGATGGATACTAA
- a CDS encoding PKD domain-containing protein: MVTKIKAIGVLFLMGVLTIISCKKEEYSFGTLKSPEGLTITTAITGVNASNPDGDGSGLVQVTVSATDALTYKIDFGDGISKMVPGGDITYKYNNPGTFDYTITVNAIGKGGTTTTLSKRIRVFVAFEIPAEIVAALTTGTSRVWVTDKDAPGHFGVGPSDAFSPIWYAAPPNTREACAYDDEITFSKDANGRIFMSVDNKGQSFSIGASVPFYGFAGGDGCYGTSTGGNKQLTFMQATSGSTSAVSTQIQFMVPGNGIINFGTGGTMYEILSISNTSMNLRNIGIDGNSWYQILKPKP, translated from the coding sequence ATGGTAACTAAAATAAAAGCAATCGGCGTTCTGTTCCTGATGGGGGTACTCACCATCATCAGTTGCAAGAAGGAAGAATATTCCTTTGGTACGCTCAAGTCACCTGAAGGTCTTACCATCACCACGGCCATTACCGGGGTAAATGCCTCCAATCCGGATGGCGATGGCTCAGGACTGGTACAAGTGACCGTTTCAGCTACAGATGCCCTCACCTATAAGATCGACTTTGGCGATGGTATCAGTAAAATGGTTCCCGGTGGTGATATCACCTATAAGTATAATAATCCCGGCACTTTTGACTACACCATTACCGTCAACGCGATCGGTAAAGGGGGTACTACTACAACCCTCAGCAAACGGATCCGTGTGTTTGTAGCGTTTGAAATCCCGGCCGAGATCGTAGCCGCCCTTACAACGGGTACATCACGGGTTTGGGTAACGGATAAAGATGCCCCCGGACATTTTGGTGTAGGACCATCGGATGCCTTTTCACCGATCTGGTATGCTGCTCCTCCTAATACCCGCGAAGCCTGTGCCTACGATGATGAGATCACCTTTAGCAAAGATGCCAATGGACGTATCTTCATGAGCGTAGACAATAAAGGACAATCCTTCTCGATTGGAGCGTCTGTTCCTTTCTATGGATTTGCCGGAGGGGATGGCTGCTATGGTACCAGTACAGGAGGTAATAAACAATTGACCTTTATGCAGGCAACTTCAGGTTCTACCAGCGCTGTCTCCACCCAGATTCAGTTCATGGTTCCAGGGAATGGGATCATTAACTTCGGTACTGGCGGAACAATGTATGAGATCCTCTCCATTTCCAATACAAGCATGAACCTGCGGAATATTGGCATTGACGGGAATTCATGGTATCAGATCCTGAAACCAAAACCATAA
- a CDS encoding family 16 glycosylhydrolase: MRKLTFLISSLVLLAFSCKKKGNGTDDLPPSNLQVTANVSTDNSGNVQFVATATNAVSYEYGFGNGVFQTVSSGTVTYKYPASGTYTVTVTARSASGQTVSTSIQVTVTVTLTLVWSDEFDAPGAPNPAKWGYDLGAGGWGNNEVQYYTNRLDNAVVSGGTLKIILKKETFSGSPYTSARLLSKDKYSFKYGKIEARAKLPAGGGTWPAIWMLGNNIGSVNWPACGEIDIMEHVGNTLNKIYGTVHYPGASGGSAIGGTVNISNVSTEFHLYAVEWTPTSIKFQVDGVTFFTFTNTPALPFNQNFFIILNIAMGGNFGGAIDPAFTESQMEIDYVRVYQ, from the coding sequence ATGCGAAAACTAACTTTTCTGATCTCCTCCTTAGTCCTTCTTGCATTTTCCTGCAAGAAAAAGGGAAATGGTACCGATGACCTTCCTCCCTCCAACCTGCAGGTAACAGCCAATGTGAGTACCGATAATAGCGGGAACGTCCAGTTTGTGGCTACGGCTACCAATGCAGTAAGCTATGAGTATGGATTTGGGAATGGAGTTTTTCAAACTGTCAGTTCAGGTACGGTCACGTATAAATATCCGGCTTCGGGTACCTATACTGTTACAGTTACAGCACGAAGTGCAAGTGGGCAAACAGTATCTACCTCTATCCAGGTAACCGTTACAGTGACATTGACCCTTGTATGGTCAGATGAGTTTGACGCACCAGGTGCACCCAATCCGGCCAAATGGGGATATGACCTGGGTGCTGGCGGATGGGGCAATAACGAAGTACAGTACTATACCAACCGATTGGATAATGCAGTGGTCTCTGGTGGTACCTTGAAGATCATTTTAAAAAAGGAAACATTTAGCGGCAGCCCTTATACTTCAGCACGCCTGTTATCCAAGGATAAATATTCCTTTAAATACGGCAAGATCGAAGCCCGGGCCAAATTACCAGCCGGGGGAGGTACCTGGCCTGCCATCTGGATGCTGGGTAATAATATTGGGAGTGTGAACTGGCCCGCCTGCGGAGAGATCGATATCATGGAACATGTAGGCAATACCCTGAACAAGATCTATGGCACGGTTCATTATCCCGGTGCCAGCGGTGGTTCTGCCATTGGCGGCACAGTGAATATCAGCAATGTTTCTACAGAGTTTCACCTGTATGCCGTGGAATGGACACCCACCTCGATCAAGTTCCAGGTGGATGGGGTAACCTTCTTTACGTTCACCAATACACCCGCACTGCCCTTTAACCAGAATTTCTTTATCATTCTCAACATCGCCATGGGAGGAAATTTTGGAGGTGCTATCGATCCCGCCTTTACCGAAAGCCAGATGGAGATCGATTATGTGCGGGTCTATCAATAA
- a CDS encoding glycoside hydrolase family 16 protein, which yields MKKQQLIIWSLLLGGITLQLFTQCNSATGNGAAPAKDTVKTILFDDFSGPGLDSTRWSVETTGIHVNNELQAYINSPDVIHLIDGKNEGAENGALVLQPQYRPGFVTPDGRKFDFVSGRINTRNKVQFAYGTASARIKLSPGAGLWPAWWLLGNGEWPATGEIDIMEYVGETDWASAAVHGTGYSGDAGLVDRYYFPDSNDVTQWHIYSVDWGPDSLIFYYDGIPMFRVTKPMTEFFGTWAFDNPKYLILNFAVGGVFPYKVNGIKEPYYGLSSNTLESIKKGESRMVVDWVRVVGR from the coding sequence ATGAAAAAGCAGCAACTGATCATATGGAGCCTCTTGTTGGGAGGAATCACCCTGCAACTTTTCACCCAATGCAATTCCGCTACGGGAAATGGAGCGGCTCCGGCAAAAGATACAGTAAAGACCATCCTCTTTGATGATTTTTCAGGCCCCGGCCTGGATAGCACCCGATGGAGTGTGGAAACAACCGGTATCCATGTCAACAACGAATTGCAGGCCTATATTAATTCTCCCGATGTCATTCACCTGATCGATGGGAAAAACGAGGGCGCGGAAAATGGCGCGCTGGTATTACAACCACAATACCGTCCCGGTTTTGTTACCCCTGACGGTCGCAAATTTGATTTTGTTTCCGGTCGTATCAACACCCGGAACAAGGTACAGTTTGCCTATGGTACCGCCTCTGCCCGGATCAAACTGAGCCCCGGAGCCGGTCTCTGGCCCGCCTGGTGGTTATTGGGCAATGGCGAATGGCCCGCCACCGGTGAAATCGACATCATGGAGTATGTGGGAGAAACCGACTGGGCCAGCGCCGCGGTGCATGGAACAGGGTATAGTGGGGATGCCGGTCTGGTAGACCGGTATTATTTCCCGGATAGCAATGATGTAACCCAATGGCATATCTATTCGGTGGATTGGGGACCAGACAGCCTCATCTTCTATTATGATGGGATCCCTATGTTCCGGGTCACCAAGCCTATGACCGAATTCTTTGGCACCTGGGCCTTTGATAACCCCAAATACCTCATCCTCAACTTTGCGGTAGGTGGCGTATTCCCCTATAAAGTAAACGGGATCAAAGAACCCTATTACGGTCTTTCTTCCAATACCCTCGAGTCCATCAAGAAAGGTGAAAGCCGAATGGTGGTGGATTGGGTGCGGGTAGTAGGGAGATAG
- a CDS encoding isoleucine--tRNA ligase, whose product MTSRYREFSGLNLPAIEQDILKKWTDNQAFEKSVSLRDGATPFVFYEGPPSANGMPGIHHVISRTLKDLVCRYKTMKGFQVNRKGGWDTHGLPIELGVEKELGITKEDIGKKITVEEYNRKCREAVLRYKDKWDEITRKMGYWVDLNDPYITFKNEYIETLWWLLKELYKKGLLYESVSIQPYSPAAGTGLSSHELNQPGTYKDVKDTSCVAMFKAVKNDRSAFLFEAAPVDEIFFLAWTTTPWTLPSNLGLTVGGNIDYVLVKTVNPYLHNTIHIILAKALLGKYFKPENESGDFSTYKNDGKNIPYQILTEFKGSAIEGCSYEQLLPYEANSPAQIEEITPGAKPFRVLVGDFVTTEDGTGIVHTAPAFGADDFRVGKKYNIGILTMVDRQGKFVDGLGEFSNRYVKNYKDQPDYEDVNVDISVKLKKENRAFKVEKYEHSYPHCWRTDKPVLYYPLDAWFIRTTAIKDRMVELNKTINWKPKSTGEGRFGNWLENMVDWNLSRSRYWGTPLPIWRSEDGEEVKCIGSITELKEEAQKAIDTLPRELIANSQKQLAGNIDLHKPYVDEIILVSDSGKPMYRVPDLIDVWFDSGAMPYAQWGLPDTSSGKFGPLSPENFFKYHALKADSTGTSTSAKSHIFPADFIAEGVDQTRGWFYTLHAIGSLLFDSVAYKTVVSNGLVLDKNGNKMSKRLGNVVNPFETIEKYGADATRWYLITNASPWDNLKFDIAGIQEVQRKFFGTLYNTYQFFALYANVDGFSFKEKYIPLAERPEIDRWILSSLHSLIKKVNGAMDDYEPTMAGRAVEEFLDEHLSNWYVRLCRRRFWKGEYEHDKICAYQTLYECLETLVRLIAPVSPFFSDAVFQNLNAVTNRFGVDSVHHADFPTADESMIDTALEERMQLAQDASSLILSLRKKVNIKVRQPLRRVLIPVLDPAMMAQLKQVEDLIKSEVNIKEVEYLTETEGFIKKKIKPNFVALGKKLGPNMKAVASALSAFTQSDITILERDGVYNIPINGEEIPVLLSEVEISSEDIPGWTVANKGSLTIALDITLSPELESEGNAREFVNRIQKIRKDSGFDLTDRIEVKVAAADGMKNSLGMFNAYICAEILADKLDILPVLTDGIDIEVNEITLKVQVIKKG is encoded by the coding sequence ATGACCTCGAGGTATAGGGAGTTTTCCGGATTGAATTTACCCGCTATCGAGCAGGATATACTTAAAAAATGGACTGATAATCAGGCCTTTGAGAAAAGTGTGTCCCTGCGAGATGGAGCTACCCCGTTTGTGTTTTATGAAGGGCCTCCCAGCGCCAATGGCATGCCCGGTATCCACCACGTTATTTCACGTACACTTAAGGACCTGGTTTGCCGCTACAAGACCATGAAGGGCTTCCAGGTGAACCGTAAGGGTGGTTGGGATACCCATGGCCTCCCGATCGAGTTGGGGGTAGAGAAGGAATTGGGTATTACCAAAGAAGATATCGGGAAAAAGATCACAGTTGAAGAGTATAACCGCAAATGCCGCGAGGCAGTTTTGCGGTATAAGGATAAATGGGATGAGATCACCCGGAAGATGGGCTATTGGGTTGACCTGAATGATCCCTATATCACTTTCAAGAACGAATACATCGAAACCCTTTGGTGGTTATTAAAAGAATTATACAAGAAAGGCCTGCTCTATGAAAGTGTGAGCATCCAGCCTTATTCACCCGCAGCAGGTACAGGCCTTAGCTCACATGAACTCAACCAGCCGGGTACCTATAAAGATGTCAAAGACACCAGTTGTGTGGCCATGTTCAAAGCAGTGAAGAATGACAGGTCGGCATTTTTGTTTGAGGCAGCTCCGGTGGACGAAATTTTCTTTCTGGCCTGGACCACTACGCCCTGGACACTTCCTTCCAATCTTGGTCTGACCGTAGGGGGTAATATTGATTATGTATTGGTAAAAACGGTCAATCCCTACCTGCACAATACCATCCATATCATTCTGGCCAAGGCCTTGTTGGGTAAATACTTCAAACCGGAGAATGAATCAGGTGATTTCAGCACCTATAAAAACGACGGCAAGAATATTCCTTATCAAATCCTTACCGAATTCAAAGGCTCGGCCATCGAAGGGTGTAGCTATGAACAGTTGTTGCCCTACGAAGCGAACTCTCCAGCCCAGATCGAAGAAATTACTCCGGGCGCAAAACCTTTCCGGGTATTGGTAGGTGATTTTGTGACCACCGAAGATGGTACCGGTATTGTTCATACCGCTCCTGCCTTTGGCGCTGATGACTTTCGCGTTGGGAAGAAATACAATATTGGTATCCTCACCATGGTGGACCGGCAAGGTAAATTTGTCGATGGCCTGGGAGAGTTCAGCAACCGGTATGTCAAAAATTATAAAGACCAACCGGATTATGAAGATGTGAATGTGGACATCAGTGTTAAACTAAAGAAAGAGAACCGCGCTTTTAAAGTAGAAAAATACGAACATAGCTATCCCCATTGCTGGCGCACCGATAAACCCGTACTATATTATCCATTGGACGCCTGGTTCATACGTACCACGGCCATCAAGGATCGTATGGTGGAATTGAACAAAACCATTAACTGGAAACCGAAGTCAACTGGCGAAGGCCGCTTTGGTAACTGGCTGGAGAATATGGTGGACTGGAACCTCAGCCGCTCGCGGTATTGGGGAACGCCCTTGCCCATCTGGCGCAGTGAGGATGGTGAAGAAGTGAAATGCATCGGCTCCATAACCGAACTCAAAGAAGAGGCGCAAAAAGCCATTGATACTTTACCCAGGGAGCTCATAGCGAATAGCCAAAAACAATTAGCAGGGAACATCGACCTTCATAAGCCCTATGTTGACGAGATCATCCTTGTATCTGATTCCGGAAAGCCCATGTACCGCGTACCCGACCTGATCGATGTATGGTTCGATTCTGGGGCCATGCCTTATGCGCAGTGGGGCCTGCCGGATACCTCTTCTGGTAAGTTTGGACCGCTCAGCCCCGAGAATTTCTTTAAGTATCATGCGCTGAAAGCAGATTCCACAGGTACTTCGACATCCGCAAAATCACATATTTTTCCTGCCGACTTCATCGCCGAAGGAGTGGATCAAACCCGTGGTTGGTTTTACACCCTGCACGCGATCGGTTCCCTGCTTTTTGATTCGGTGGCCTATAAAACCGTAGTGAGTAATGGCCTCGTGCTGGATAAGAACGGGAATAAGATGAGTAAACGCCTCGGCAATGTGGTGAACCCCTTTGAGACCATTGAGAAATATGGCGCCGATGCCACACGTTGGTACCTCATCACCAATGCTTCTCCCTGGGACAACCTGAAATTTGATATTGCCGGCATCCAGGAAGTACAACGCAAATTCTTTGGCACCCTTTATAATACCTATCAGTTCTTTGCCCTTTACGCCAATGTGGATGGATTTTCTTTTAAAGAAAAATACATCCCCCTGGCTGAACGTCCCGAGATCGACCGATGGATCCTTTCTTCCCTGCATTCATTGATCAAGAAGGTAAATGGAGCTATGGATGATTATGAACCCACCATGGCCGGAAGGGCTGTGGAGGAATTTCTGGATGAGCACCTGAGCAACTGGTACGTTCGCCTTTGCCGTCGCCGGTTCTGGAAAGGGGAATATGAGCATGATAAGATTTGTGCCTATCAAACATTATATGAATGCCTGGAAACCCTGGTTCGCCTGATCGCTCCGGTTTCTCCGTTCTTTAGTGATGCTGTTTTTCAAAACCTGAATGCTGTTACAAACCGGTTTGGAGTAGATTCGGTACATCATGCAGATTTTCCCACGGCCGATGAATCTATGATCGATACGGCCCTGGAAGAAAGAATGCAATTGGCCCAGGATGCCTCTTCCCTGATCCTTTCCTTACGGAAAAAGGTGAATATCAAAGTTCGCCAGCCCCTTCGTCGTGTTCTGATCCCTGTACTCGATCCCGCGATGATGGCCCAGCTGAAGCAGGTTGAAGACCTGATCAAATCTGAGGTAAATATTAAAGAAGTAGAATATTTAACCGAGACAGAAGGGTTCATCAAGAAAAAGATCAAACCAAATTTTGTGGCCCTGGGTAAAAAGCTTGGACCGAACATGAAAGCGGTGGCCTCCGCCCTTTCTGCCTTTACCCAATCAGATATCACCATTTTGGAGCGGGATGGCGTGTATAATATTCCCATTAATGGTGAAGAAATACCAGTACTTTTATCGGAGGTCGAGATCAGTAGTGAAGATATCCCAGGGTGGACCGTGGCCAATAAAGGCAGTCTGACCATTGCACTGGATATCACCCTCAGTCCTGAATTGGAAAGCGAGGGGAATGCCCGTGAATTTGTGAACAGGATTCAGAAGATCCGCAAGGACAGTGGGTTTGACCTCACCGATCGCATTGAGGTTAAGGTAGCTGCCGCTGATGGAATGAAAAATTCGCTGGGAATGTTTAATGCCTATATTTGCGCGGAAATTCTGGCAGACAAACTGGATATTTTACCAGTTTTGACAGACGGTATAGATATTGAAGTAAATGAGATCACACTTAAAGTTCAGGTAATTAAAAAAGGGTAA